The stretch of DNA GGACTGAAGTACAGGAGGAGGATtagggaaggggagagagaagagagaagagaagagaagagaagagaagagaagagaagagaagagaagagaagagaagagaagagaagagaagagaagaggaagagaagaggaagagagaaggggattaagggaggggagaggagggtataaggggaggagaaggagagaaggggactgaagtagaggaggaggattaggggaggggaggggaggagaggactGCACCTCCTGGCCTCAGAGCACCTCCCTGCACCCCAGCCCACACAGTGGCACCACAGGGTGTGTGGGTTTGGCCAGAGTGGCTTCAGGCAGCTGAGCTGGTGCCAGGCTGCTGACTCGGTGTCTGTTGCACGTGCAGCTGCGCCTCATCGACTGGGGCCTGGCCGAGTTCTACCACCCCGCTCAGGAATACAACGTCCGTGTGGCCTCCAGGTACTTCAAAGGACCAGAGCTCCTTGTGGATTACCAAGTAAGAGTCTCCCTCCTCTTTCCTGGGCCCTGACacccctcctgccagccctTTGGCCACGCTGGGGCTGTGTGGCGTTGCCCGCCGGGGTCGGGACGGGGCTGGCCGTGCCGTGGCGTGGCTGAAGctgcctgtggggctggggtgagTGAGCCTTTGCTGAcagcttctccttctccccCCTCAGATGTATGACTACAGCTTGGACATGTGGAGTTTAGGCTGTATGCTGGCAAGCATGATCTTCCGAAAGGAGCCCTTCTTCCACGGCCAGGACAATTATGACCAAGTAAAGACTTTGCTTCCTGCCTTATGTCATGAGACCTTCtgtcagcacctcagctctgtgtgtgcagagggggggctctggggctcAGCCcaccagggctgggagggtgttGCTGTCTGCTTAGTGAAGCCATCTGGGATTCTGCTTCACTGCTGTGGGTGGGAGATGTGTCCTCTGCTTACGCTGCAAAAACAAGTTTCAGGGGAGATGTTCCTTCCCCCTGGGATGTGTccagaaggagctgctggatttgggcagctctgctgctgcaaaagaGTGGTGGCCTGGCCTCCTGCTGTCTCTCAACATGCCTTTTGTTGCAGCTGGTTCGCATTGCAAAGGTCCTGGGCACGGATGAGCTGTATGGGTACCTCAAGAAGTACCACATAGAGCTGGACCCTCACTTCAATGATATCCTGGGCCAGTAAGTGAAGTGGcatgctgcctttctgccttgtaGCACAAAGAGGGAGATAGAAAGATGCCCATCCCCTTGAGGGGCTTTCAGTTGAGTGATGCTTTGGTCTTCTGGGTCAGGGTGCTGCTTGCAGGCCTCTCCTCCAATGCTCGTGTCATCTCAGGAGGTCACTGAAATGCAGTCTCTTGCCTTTGGCCTCTCCCATGATCCATCATCAtccatttcttccttctgcttgtTGACATCCTAGAAGTGCAGATCACAGAGTCACACAGaacccagcatggtggggtgggaagggccctgcagagctgcctcagctcctgctccagcagcttcccctggctcagggggcacaggaacgtgtccagctggggttggaaacctcctgagaaggagcctccacaccctccctgggcagcctgggccagggctccctcacctcagcaccaaagcacttgctcctcctgggccaggggaactgtttgtgttgcagcctgtgcccatcaccccttgtgctgtccctgggcaccacagagcaaagcccatccccatcctcctgacacccacccttgaggcatttctcagcattgctgaggtgcccctgagctcaggcttctcttccccaggctcaacagccccagggctgcagcctttcctcctcacacacatgttccagcccctcagcaccttgctgtccctgccctggcctctctgcagcagttccctgtctctctggagctggggagcccagagctggccacaggaccccagatgaggcctcagcagggaagagcagaggggcagcctccctggccctgctgcccacactcttcctggtGCCCCCCAGAGATGTAGATGCTGCAGTTGAGCTTGGGCTGAGGGGCTCAAAATCTCCCAGCTGAGATTTCTGAAGAGCAGGGGATGTGGGTGGGAGAGTGAGGACTGGCTGCCACCCAGAGCCCTCCTGGCCTCACCCTGTGGATGCCACCCTGCCTGCTGCACACCTTGTCTAGTCCCTGGAGGCAGAAGGGAACGAGCAATACTGTGCCTCTCCCTGGCTTGAGCCACTTGTGTAGCCACAGGAGAGGCTTTTCCTTGAGCAGCAGCAcgtgcagcagagctgtgggcagcgTGTGGTGCAGCCAGCCCCTCTGAGAAGCAGGCAGtggagctgtgggtgctgctgtggcgctcagagctgggcagtgAGCGCTGCTCCCTTCGCAGGCACTCTCGGAAGCGCTGGGAGAACTTCATCCACAGTGAGAACAGGCACCTGGTGAGCCCCGAAGTCCTGGACCTGCTGGACAAGCTCCTGCGATACGACCATCAACAGAGGCTGACGGCCAAGGAGGCCATGGAGCACCCCTACTTCTGTGAGTCTGagaggggggctgtgggggcagctGTGGCTCAAAGCCTTGGCAGCCTCCTTGGCCTTGGAGGGCTGTTTCCCTTGGGAGGGATCGCAAGGGTGGAGCTTCCTCATGCTTAAAAGGCTGTTTCCCCTTCCTGCCCCTGGCTGTGTGTGTCCTGCAGATCCAGTGGTGAAGGAgcagtcccagcccagctcagacAACTCTGTGCTGTCCAGTGGCCTGACAACAGCACGATGAAGACTGGAAAACGACGGGTAATTCAAGATGtttacaaataaaagcaaaaccttCGGTCACACAGTGAAGGGAAAAGAACCAAggacccccccccaccccccaccccttcccttctcctttaTACTCAGCAGAAATCTAACCTTGGGGGGGGGTCATAAACCTCAGTTCCTCTCTGGTGGTTGTGGTTAATGTAACTCTAACCCTGTGGTACCAAAAGCCCTGGGCAAACGGTCTTGCAAGAGCCAAACATGTAGTGACATCCCCAGGGCTCAACACAACCGATTCTGGTTCACATCTCTATGgatccttctcttccttctcagcCCAGCCTTCCCCACCACGCTGGTGGGAGGCAAATTGGTTGTTCCACCATCAGCCCTTAGCATGCCACTCCCTCAACATGCCTCTCTGCCTTGGGGACTGCGGGTGACCCAAattcaggctgggggtcagcaggTGCCGCTCTCGTTGGGAGGTCTGAGGCCTCCTGCTCACTCTGGGCTTGAATTTGGCCTTTGAATTCCAGTTCCACTGGCAAAGGCTGgggggggtgggtgggtgggggaggggggaggtcAGACACAAAGCAGCCCACAcccccagcagcatccctggaggggtttggAGCGTGGAAAGGAAGGCAGGGATCCGAGCTGCTGGCGAGGGGTGAGATGCCCCCTCCAGGTGTGTTTGACAAAGGCTCACTCTGAGAAGAAACTCAATAGACCTGCTTTGGAAACCTGTGAATGTGaggggctgctctggcagcaggagaggagaggagaggggaggggaggggaggggactGTCCAGGCTTTGCCACCGAGCTCAGGAAAGTCAGTGTTGCAAGATTCCTTGTGATAAGGTGTGCAAAGCACGTACCTCATGACGTGGCTTCCCAGGAGAATTCCCACGTGCCAGAGCAgctgggggcagggagaggcagctcccagggcaggggagggggctgcccaggctgctggctCAGGCCTGTGGAGCCCACACGGCGTTGGAGAGCCGATCCTGTGGcggggggccggggcgggggggttCCTCAGGCGGGTTCTTTCCTCAGATCCCTCGATGGCTTTTACAGCCCCACGGTTCACAGTTGCCTCCTCTACTCGTTCTGTGTGTGACTTCATCAAGTGGTTCTGGTGACAACTCAAACCTAGAAGCTGGAgatagtggttttttttccccaccagcACCCAAACACAGAATTTCCTCCTGCGGCATTGTCGAAATAGTTGATTTTTTTATAAGGGTTGCAATGTTTCTATTTGAAACATCTGTTTACATTCCATATTCCAATAAAGTTCTATTGGCATCGAGAGCAGGTCAATCCATTTGTATAATTCACTGAAACCAATAAATATCTATACGTCTGACCGTCTGCTGACTCCAGTCTatggcagaggcaggagggagagcCTGAGGTCGGCTCTTCCAGCCCCTCtcagctgctttgttttgagTTCTCTTAGGTTTGGGTTGCAGTTCTTCATGCTGGGAGCTCTGGGAGTGTCCTTGTGCTGTGGTGGCTCTGcttgcaggggctgcagaggaggtGTGAGCTGTTGGGGGTTGGGTGTTCTGGAGGTGCTGCTGTGGGTCTGAGGCTGGAAGCTGGGGGTTCTCCACATGTGTAGCCCCAGAAGCTGAGGGTTCTCCATGTGTGTACCCACACTCTTGTCTCCTTGGTTTTATCTGAAgatgtgctgggcagggagcagctcttTCCTCCCAGCCTGGGTCAGTGATGGGTGGAGGAGCTGTTTGGTGTCGCTGCTGCGGTGCACGGCGAGGTTCTCCCTTGCAGGAccactccagctgcagctgaaggcTCTGCAGAGTGCTTCCAGccttctccctgtccttccaCCCCACCTGCCTGGGAGGTGTGGGGGTCTCTGGTGCCCTGAAGCTGGTTTAGGGGTTTAACCTCCCTTTCTGAACTGGTTTTAATGGCTTGCATTGCTGCACtgagaggcaggagcagctgctcgTTGCCCATCTAAGTTGCTACGAGGAAAACTTGTCTCTGTTCCAGCTCTTGAGTGTTGGCATTCCCAGCTTCTGGAGAGGCAGGAGAGCCCTGGGGGAGAGGAATAGCTTCAGTGTGGGAATTTGGATAGGTGTACAATGTTGATCATTGTAGAAGAGCACTTGAGATTGTCCAAACCTGATGGTGGAGGTTCGAGGTGGTGCTTTCAACCAGAAACCTGAGTGTTTAGTCTTTCCTGGTGCCCTCAAGTGGAGAGATGCTCTTGGGTAGACACCTTTCCCTGCTTGTGGTAACCAGAGAGAGATGCTGGAATGACCTGTGCTTTATCTCCCCACCTCCCTaaccccagccccagggcaggatgAGCTGAGTAAGTGGAGCCAGGGAGTGAGGGAGATGTGGAGTCCCCTgttcccagggagctggggacacTTGATTGCAGCTCAGGCTACTTCCCCTCCACACCCCTCGGCCCTTCCAGCACTCAGAGCCCAAACTGGTGTCTGGCCACCTCTGAAAGCGCTGCTTTGCTGGGCTGCCTctctccctggccctgctcagcCCTGCCTTCCCCTCTCCCAGAGCAGGCTGAGTCCCTCCAGGGGGGCGTGGGGGggtggccagggctgggagcggggtggctggagctggggcagcatgcccagccctctcctcacccttggggctggaggagctctgtgCCCCACAATCTCACTTCCCTCCTCCCGTCTCTCCTCAGGTCTGATGCTGTTGCTCCCACTTTTCCATATGCAGAATGAGAACCAAATGACCCGTGTCACGGGGCggccggcgcggcgcgggcagGGCTGGCCACAGCTCTCCTCTCCCAGCCTTAAAAGGTTCTTCTGCCTTTGGTTCCTTGTTGAGTTCTTCCTGACCTGGAAAGAGTGGAGATGTGAAGGGTGTGCAGAGCTGGTGGGGGTCGGCTCTGGCTGCCGTTGGCCTGCCAGGGCTCGGgggtggcaggggctgcaggctcACGGGTGACAGTTCTCTACCAAAAGAATTCTATGTTGTTGAATAAAAGTTTTGAAAGAAGCACAAGAGGAGGAGTGTTGAGTTGGGGAgggagctgtgggagctgtgccCTGCTGGGACACAGAAGCAGACTTCCTCGCAGAAGTCGTCGCTTTTGTCCTCTGCAGTGAAGGCTTTTGGCTCACAAAGGTGCTGCCTGAACCCACGACTGGTTTCACTGGTCCAAGCTCTGTCCCTCCAGTTGGCCCAGCGGGGcatgcagccagccctgggccTCTGCTCTCCAGTGATGGCTTCATCCTGGGTTAGGGTTCCCCAGGACTGTGTGCTCCAGGGCAAGCACAGACTTGGTGATCCCAGAGAGGGATCAGAACTGCCTCCAGCCATGTGGAACGTCAGAGGAGCAACATCTCAGGAGCTTCCTGCAGAGCCCATTCCTCTGACGGCGTTGGGTTGCTGGGAACTCTGAAGGGCAGGAGATGCTTTGGCAGACAGCTATTCCTGGAGCAGGCAACCTCTGCTCACCTCGTGGATCACATTATTATCTGAGGATGGGCCTTGTCCTACATCTGCTCCCCAAAACCCAATCCCTCTGCACCCTGTGGCTTGGGAATGGGACTGAAGTAACACACCGACATCTTCCAGGTGGGACAGCGTTGGAGCATGAGCCTCATGGAAATACATCTCCCAGAGGCCTCCTGAACGTGAGCCATGGCTGCACCTATGAATGTCTCACCAGGCTTCTGTCTTCCCTCTTTCAGCCTCCTCATGCttggggagggagcagaggcgAGGGGGAACATTTTGTGGTAAGGTTCATTGGGATGTGGGGTCAGGGagaaaccacacacacacctgcACGTGCATCAGGGGGATGTAAGCGGGGAGCGTGTGGGGCAGCACTCAGGTGCCACAGCTCTCAGGTGCCACTCAGGAGTGGCAGCTGGGTGCTTCTCCCAGTCGTCTCTCACCATTTGACCAGGGCAACAAGGTGTTTAATCACACCATGTGCCAATGCACTGACTCAATACAGCCCTGGCTTTGAGTGGTGGTTGGGAACTGAAGGAACTTGGCTGTAATGAATTGTGCAAGACCAAGGTCAGACCAAATTCACTACAACTGAGTGCCGAGGCCTGAGGCCGTGATGGAAACACCACAGCAATGCCACAGCAACGCCATGGCAATGCCATAGCAACAACATAGCAATGCCACAGCAACGCCACGGCAACGCCACAGTGCCACAGCAATGCCATGGCAATGCCATAGCAACAACATAGCAACGCCACAGCAACATCATGCCACAGCAACGCCACGGCAACGCCACTGCCACAGCAAAGCTACAGCAACACTGCAACGCCACAGCAACACCATGGCAACGCCATAGCAATGCTACAGCAACGCTACGGCAACACCATAGCAACGCCATGGCAACACCACAGCAATGCTACAGCAACGCCATAGCAACGCCATGGCAACGCCACGGCAACGCCACAGCGCCACGGCAATGCCACAGGAACGCCACAGTGCCACAGCAATGTCACAGCAACGCTACAGCAACGCCACAGCAACGCCACGGCAACGCCACGGCAATGCCATGGCAACACCACAGTGCCACAGCAACGCCATAGCAACGCCACAGTAATGCCACAGCGCCAGAGCAACGCCACAGCAACACCATGGCAATGCCACAGCAACGCCACAGCAACGCCATGGCAACGCATAGCCATGGCAacgccacaggaacacatcgCCACAGGAacgccacaggaacacatcgCCACAGGAACGCATCGCCATGGCATCGCCCCAGGAACACAACGCCACATCTCCATGGCAacgccacaggaacacagcacCACGGGAACAcagcgccacaggaacacagcgccacatctccatggcatcgccacaggaacacagagccacatctccatggcaacgccacaggaacacagcgccacaggaacacagcgccacatctccatggcagcgccacaggaacacagagccacatctccatggcatcgccacaggaacacagcgccacatctccatggcagcgccacaggaacacagcgccacaggaacacagcgccacaggaacacagcgccacatctccatggcagcgccacaggaacacagcgccacatctccatggcagcgccacaggaacacagcgccacaggaacacagcgccacaggaacacagcgccacatctccatggcagcgccacaggaacacagcgccacatctccatggcagcgccacaggaacacagagccacatctccatggcagcgccacaggaacacagcaccacatctccatggcagcgccacaggaacacagcgtcacatctccatggcaacgccacaggaacacagcgtcacatctccatggcagcgccacaggaacacagcacCACGGGAACAcagcgccacaggaacacaccgtcacatctccatggcaacgccacaggaacacagcacCACGGGAACACAGCaccacaggaacacagcgccacatctccatggcatcgccacaggaacacagagccacatctccatggcaacgccacaggaacacagcgccacaggaacacagcgccacatctccatggcagcgccacaggaacacagagccacatctccatggcatcgccacaggaacacagcgccacatctccatggcagcgccacaggaacacagcgccacaggaacacagcgccacatctccatggcagcgccacaggaacacagagcCACATCTCCATGGTAGCGCCACGGGAACACAGAGCCACATCTCCATGGCAGCGCCACAGGATCACAGCGCCACATCTCCATGGCAGCGCCACAGGATCAcagcgccacaggaacacagcgccacatctccatggcagcgccacaggaacacagcgccacaggaacaccacaggaacacagcgccacaggaacacagcgccacatctccatggcagcgccacaggaacacagcgccacaggaacacagcgccacatctccatggcagcgccacaggaacacagcgccacatctccatggcagcgccacaggaacacagagcCACATCTCCATGGtagcgccacaggaacacagcgccacatctccatggcagcgccacaggaacacagcgccacgggaacacagcgccacatctccatggcagcgccacaggaacacagcgccacaggaacacagcgccacatctccatggcagcgccacaggaacacagagccacatctccatggcagcgccacaggaacacagcgccacaggaacacagcgccacaggaacacagcgcctCATCTCCATGGCAacgccacaggaacacagcgccacatctccatggcagcgccacaggaacacagcgccacatctccatggcagcgccacaggaacacagcgccacaggaacacagcgccacatctccatggcagcgccacaggaacacagcgccacaggaacaccacaggaacacagcgccacaggaacacagcgccacatctccatggcagcgccacaggaacacagcgccacaggaacacagcgccacatctccatggcagcgccacaggaacacagcgccacatctccatggcagcgccacaggaacacagagcCACATCTCCATGGtagcgccacaggaacacagcgccacatctccatggcagcgccacaggaacacagcgccacgggaacacagcgccacatctccatggcagcgccacaggaacacagcgccacaggaacacagcgccacatctccatggcagcgccacaggaacacagagccacatctccatggcagcgccacaggaacacagcgccacaggaacacagcgccacatctccatggcagcgccacaggaacacagcgccacatctccatggcagcgccacaggaacacagcgccacaggaacacagcgccacaggaacacagcgccacatctccatggcagcgccacaggaacacagagccacatctccatggcagcgccacaggaacacagcgccacatctccatggcagcgccacaggaacacagcgccacaggaacacagcgccacatctccatggcagcgccacaggaacacagcgccacatctccatggcagcgccacaggaacacagcgccacaggaacacagcgccacaggaacacagcgcctCATCTCCATGgcagcgccacaggaacacagcgcctCATCTCCATGGCAacgccacaggaacacagcgccacaggaacacagcgccacaggaacacagcgccacaggaacacagcgccacaggaacacagcgcctCATCTCCATGGCAacgccacaggaacacagcgccacaggaacacagcgcctCATCTCCATGGCAacgccacaggaacacagcgccacatctccatggcagcgccacaggaacacagcgccacaggaacacagcgcctCATCTCCATGGCAacgccacaggaacacagcgccacatctccatggcaacgccacaggaacacagcgccacaggaacacagcgcctCATCTCCATGGCAacgccacaggaacacagcgccacaggaacacagcgcctCATCTCCATGGCAacgccacaggaacacagcgccacatctccatggcagcgccacaggaacacagcgccacaggaacaccacaggaacacagcgccacaggaacacagcgccacatctccatggcagcgccacaggaacacagcgccacatctccatggcagcgccacaggaacacagagcCACATCTCCATGGTAGCGCCACGGGAACACAGCGCCACATCTCCATGgcagcgccacaggaacacagcgccacaggaacacagcgccacaTCTCCATGGTAGCGCCACGGGAACACAGCGCCACAGGAACaccacaggaacacagcgccacaggaacacagcgccacatctccatggcagcgccacaggaacacagcgccacaTCTCCATGGTAGCGCCACGGGAACACAGCGCCACATCTCCATGgcagcgccacaggaacacagcgccacaggaacacagagccacatctccatggcagcgccacaggaacacagcgccacaggaacacagcgccacaggaacacagagccacatctccatggcagcgccacaggaacacatcgccacatctccatggcaacgccacaggaacacagcgccacatctccatggcaacgccacaggaacacagcgccacaggaacacagagccacatctccatggcagcgccacaggaacacagcgccacatctccatggcagcgccacaggaacacagcgccacaggaacacagcgccacatctccatggcagcgccacaggaacacatcgccacatctccatggcaacgccacaggaacacagtgccacatctccatggcaacgccacaggaacacagcgccacatctccatggcagcgccacaggaacacagcgccacaggaacacagcgccacatctccatggcagcgccacaggaacacagcgccacatctccatggcagcgccacaggaacacagcgccacatctccatggcagcgccacaggaacacatcgccacatctccatggcaacgccacaggaacacagcgccacatctccatggcaacgccacaggaacacagcgccacatctccatggcagcgccacaggaacacagcgccacatctccatggcagcgccacaggaacacagcgccacaggaacaccacaggaacacagcgccacaggaacacagcgccacatctccatggcagcgccacaggaacacagcgccacaggaacacagcgccacatctccatggcagcgccacaggaacacagcgccacatctccatggcagcgccacaggaacacagcgccacatctccatggcaacgccacaggaacacagcgccacaggaacacagcgccacatctccatggcagcgccacaggaacacagcgccacatctccatggcagcgccacaggaacacagcgccacatctccatggcagcaccacaggaacacagcgccacaggaacacagcgccacaggaacacagcgccacatctccatggcaacgccacaggaacacagcgccacaggaacacagcgccacaTCTCCATGGCAACGCCACGGTGGCTCCGGAAGTAGATCCGCCGGCGTCAGGAAAGCGCGGCAAAGTAGTTCCCTGGTGACGGCGGCGCCGCGACCCGGAAGCGCGGGGCGGAGGCGGCGCGGAGGGATCCGCGGCGCCCGGGCGCTGTGTCGTTGCGccgagcggcggcgggagcgcggcgcccggcccggccccgccatGTTCAAGAACACGTTCCAGAGCGGGTTCCTGTCGGTGCTGTACAGCATCGGCAGCAAGCCCCTGCAGATCTGGGACAAGAAGGTGAGCAGGCGCCCGGGGGGGCGGCGCGGCCTCGCCTCACGCCGCTCCCgccggcggggagcggcccTGCCGGGGAGAGGCGCGGTGGGcccgggcggccgcggggccgctcTGCGCCGCCCGTGACGGGCACCGGCAGGCCCCGGCGCTGGGGGGCGGGCTCGGCAGGGCGAGGCGGTGACAGCGCTTGTGGTTTGCTGAGCAGAATCAGCCCGGCGGCACTGCTGGGGCCGCTGCCGGGGGCGCTTCCCGGGTCGGTGCCGGCAGGCCGCTCCCGGCGCGGCTGCCGCGTCGCTCCCGGCGGTTAAAGGGCGGCCGAGTGACGGCTTTCCGGGTGCACAAGAAGTCAGGGATGGTTCAGCTGTTTGTTTTCCCCATCCTGTCCGTTTGTAGAGGGGTTCTGCCGTGTGTCCCCTCCCCTCTCACAGGGAGCTGGTCACAGGGAGCCCTTCTCGGGAAGTCTGGAGGTGCCACGACCTGCTGCTCCCTCAACAAACCACACTTGTGTTGCTACCTAAAAGCAGTGCTGCAAAACACTTGTTAGGCTGTCTGAGAGCAAGCTCTCCTCTCTGAGGTTACGACATGTGTTCAGTCACTTGTGCTTGCACCTAACCTGGCTTTCTTGTGGTTTCAGCAGGAATTAAAGCCTCCGAGGCAGGTCTGGAGGCAGCGGTGGTGTTTGGCCTCCCTGGGCTCCTGTGAGCATTTCCAGGTCATGGGAAGGGGAATGGGGAGTGCAGATTCATCCCCTTTCCCATCAGCATGGTAcctgggctgctctgtgagGAGCTCGTCTGCCTCATGCAGCACCATGTGCCTGTGTTTGGGCTCTTGCTCAAGTACCTGTGACTTTAAAAAGGATCTGCAGCTTGTTTGGATTGTGTGGGGATGGGACCCATTAAAGACTCTTAGACAAAGGGATGTAGCATggtgaaggggctggagcacaagtgtgatggggagcaactgagggaatgggggtattgagcctggagaagaggagcctgagggggggcaggagccctctctgacactccctgacaggaggctgcagtgaggtgctgattggtctcttctccccagtaatgaaggacaagacaagaggaaacagcctcaagttgccccaggggaggctgaggttggagctgaggcagaactgtttccctgagaggggtgtgagcccctgtgccaggctgcccagggagctgggggagtgcccagccctggagggatc from Colius striatus isolate bColStr4 chromosome 14, bColStr4.1.hap1, whole genome shotgun sequence encodes:
- the CSNK2A2 gene encoding casein kinase II subunit alpha' isoform X1 produces the protein MPGPAAGSRARVYAEVNSLRSREYWDYEAHVPSWGNQDDYQLVRKLGRGKYSEVFEAINITNNERVVVKILKPVKKKKIKREVKILENLRGGTNIINLIDTVKDPVSKTPALVFEYINNTDFKQLYQILTDFDIRFYMYELLKALDYCHSMGIMHRDVKPHNVMIDHQQKKLRLIDWGLAEFYHPAQEYNVRVASRYFKGPELLVDYQMYDYSLDMWSLGCMLASMIFRKEPFFHGQDNYDQLVRIAKVLGTDELYGYLKKYHIELDPHFNDILGQHSRKRWENFIHSENRHLVSPEVLDLLDKLLRYDHQQRLTAKEAMEHPYFYPVVKEQSQPSSDNSVLSSGLTTAR
- the CSNK2A2 gene encoding casein kinase II subunit alpha' isoform X2, translated to MPGPAAGSRARVYAEVNSLRSREYWDYEAHVPSWGNQDDYQLVRKLGRGKYSEVFEAINITNNERVVVKILKPVKKKKIKREVKILENLRGGTNIINLIDTVKDPVSKTPALVFEYINNTDFKALDYCHSMGIMHRDVKPHNVMIDHQQKKLRLIDWGLAEFYHPAQEYNVRVASRYFKGPELLVDYQMYDYSLDMWSLGCMLASMIFRKEPFFHGQDNYDQLVRIAKVLGTDELYGYLKKYHIELDPHFNDILGQHSRKRWENFIHSENRHLVSPEVLDLLDKLLRYDHQQRLTAKEAMEHPYFYPVVKEQSQPSSDNSVLSSGLTTAR